TATAATATGTTCACTATAAagtcaaactcaagactcatAGCAACATCTCTTATACCAAAAATAGCTATTTGGTCATTGAAGGGAATTAAAACATTAGTCTCAAAAATACATAAAGCTCTTGAATGAgaacaaaatatactttttttttttggtttgcgaTCATTATCCATAATCAACCAGTGATGCGATTTGTTATGCAAAGTATAAAAATGGAAAGATTCcagcaatttataaaaaaaaagaattttgaaAGAATGTAAATATACATGGCAAATGGAATCAAGTATATATCACCTACCGATATAAAAAGCATTGTCTGTGAGCATGTACTTGTTGTGATTGAGTCCATGTTGAATGTCATCTTTTTGTTCCTTCTGATTGAAAAActtctgaaaaataaatgaacccCCCCACAAAAACTCCTTTAATTCTTAACTTTGAATAACAATTGGCATATCCTCTTCAGTTCTGAGATAGGAGTATCTCTACATACCACCTCCATGGAACAGTTGTATAGCTGAATGCACAGCGACATAAGGGAGTTGACAAAATTGAAGGTAAGGGGGTGAGTGCTCTTCCAGAAACTTATGAGCAGGCGAACTTTGATCCCTCTCAGAACCACCGCCTCTCTGATCATTTCATCAAGCGGTGACCAGTACCTAAtgagaaaaacattcaaattgaaGGATTCCATCACTTTCTGGACTACACCAGTTCTTTCAGATTGTATAAATTACACAATCCGCCTGtcacaaaatacatgtttttatagCTAACTCAGTACCTTGTGACGGAGGTTCCTTTTAGGCGCCTGCTCACCAGAGGGAGGTAGTCCGTCACAGAGATGAAGATGAATGCTTTTGCACTCTGCATGACTTGATAGATAGCATCTACATCTCCCGTGCGCTCTTTAGCACAGAAGATATCAGGCGATGCCTGTAAAGATACTGTATATCAATAAGGTGAATATGCATTGACTTTACACTGATGCAGGTCACTATTCAAATGCTAGAATGAATTAAACAATGATTTCAACAGAAACTAAGTAcaccatgcatcttttttgacagTAGCTGAAGTCTCAAGAGCAGGCTACAGCAAACATAGTCTTATAACATAACATGATGAATGATGATATATTCCCCCCCTCTCCCGACTTTGTCCTATTGCTTTGGCCGATAATGCATCATAGAAATACTATCCAGACCACAGGATACAGAATCATTTCATTAGGTAACCAAATATAGTTaggaaatggaataaaaatctaaattgaatTAATCAATCCATTTGTCAATAAGTTAAGTTATTGTTAGTTGCAGCTCAAGGACAAGCataataatgattataataatGAACTCATCGCATACAAATATGTATAGCTTTTGTCTCCTTATGTTGAGTTATGTACAGTAGTTTATTTTGCAGGTAGTTAACATGTTTCATGCAACTGTGGCCAGAGTTAGAGAAATCTTGTGGAAGAGATAAGGTGTACTTTCTCATCCTaacatgaacataaaaaaagaatgttaaaTGCTAAATGAGAAAGATACTTGCAGAAACAAATGCAACTGCAGGGGTATTATTAAGCTCCAGCTCCAGAGCCTCATATCTCCCATAGAGCGCTGTAACTCTTTTGGACCAGATTGAGGGGATGTAGTCTCTATCATGGAGCtgccaataaaaagaaaatattctgtGGAGATCCAGAGCCAGACAGCTGCAGTTGTACACCATCAAACCCAGCTCCTTTCTCTGTGGAATgttagaaaagaaagagaatccACCAGTGATACAGTAGAAGTACAAATGAAACTGTCATGTCTTTTTGCTCTGTTTTTTCCCTCCTTCCAGCACCTCGATTGGCTGAATTGGCAGGCTGAGCGACACACTTGCCGAGTTGCTATCGAACTTTTGCATTGTTTCCCACTGTGTTTGCCCAACATGCCTTCTGAGATTTCCTGCCATCATATGGTTGCATTTCTTGATATGATTATTTTGGTACATTGAATCTTTAGTTTACTTGTCGACTTAGTCATTCTACTTTTGTTATACTTTGTCATAATCATGCTTTTGGCGTGTTCCTCGAGTTTAATAAAACATCTTGTTCATTTGTTTCCTTGCTTCTGAGATTTGTGCTAAATCCATTCTAAACGGCTTGCAAATGTGCATACCTTTATTGACCACCGTTGGTGAAAAAATTCAATAATCTACATTACGAATGTCTCTATCACATGTACTGCACAATACATTTATCTGCACCTTTTCCCCCGcatattgagcaaaaaaaatcctgctgtTTGATTACTTATAAAAATGTCCTTGTCTAACTGCATACTGATTATTCAGTGACTGGATCTGACCCTTCATTTGTGCACCCTCAGTCTTTAGTAAAAAGATGCTAAAACGGGGTTACATACGAGGAAGGCAAtgctgtcagtttttttttcacaagacACAAAGTGTTGATGTTACCTTGGAGAATGACCTCCAGTCCATGTCAGCACTGCCGATGTAAAAATGTGTCCGATCTACAATCCAGAATGAGGAATGGAGTACTCCTCTGGTAAAAGCTGTCATGTTAACCAAATGCACCTCAGCGTCTGGATGGTTAAAGAGACAGAGAGGAGAAGTTGGACAAGGAAAAGGTTGGCCTGAGTGCCATTTTGTCCATTACTTACTGTGTTCTGCCAAAATCTCCTGTTCTGTAGAGTTAGTCAGACCGCTGGCAATCTTTAGTTTGACCCCACGGGATTTCAAGTTGAGCAATCTCTGGAATAAAAGTTGACCCTGAGGAAGCGGAAGTCAGTGTTTATGCTTTGTTTCGTCTCTGCGGGTCGAAACTCATTAAGAGCAGACACGTTCAatctttaaaataattaaactgTTCTCTTTTTTAACACATGGGAAATGCAAATTGACACAAGGTAAATGGTGTAATCTTGACTCTGTACCAGCGTTTCAGTGCtttccattgtttttatttctgaaGGCCTTAAATTCCAGACTGGAGACACTATCTGGACTGAGTGCTTTGCTTGGTCCAACAGAGTGTGGAAACCTGCTAAGAGTGGCAGGTGGGGTCTGCCATTCAAGTGTTCTCTAAGATCCTCAGGGATTGTTTCCACAAGGACAATGCTGTAAAATGCAAATCACAGAGCCTTAACACCAGAAAATTAACACCTGTCTCATTATTTCATCGTGTTTCCTGTGTTGAATATCTCACCGACAGTCTTTGCGGCAATTCTCCTCCGTGATTCCATCCTCACTGTCCCCCCAAATATCCACAGAAGAGAAGATAAGCACCAAGAGCACAGCAAAGCAGCATAGCAGTGCAAAGATGGCGATGCATTTCTGCTGAGTCTTACAATCCAGAGAAACATAAGCACAACAATTTGTACTTTAGTGGACAACATATGATATTTTGTAGGGGATAAACACTGCAAAAGACAACAACATGGCAATTAATTTCATGGCCTCAAAATGGGAAAGTAATGACCCCATAAATGTTAATTTCCTCAATCAATACACTGCGAAGGtagtaaaaaatcaataaacaacAGTGTAAATGTTGCACTGGATAAAGAATACTGCCGCTGTGGCAAATAGATGAGAAAATCTTGCATTACAATGAACCATTCACCACTTTAATACTAATGTATggctcaaaaatatatatattctatatatagtGCTGCTTTATTGTCATGCATGTCATCCTTGACAGGGATTTTCCGACCTGAATATCACATCTCAGACTAGTCTTTTGTAATATTAAAAGCAATATTTGTGTACAATAGTGTACATTGTGGCTGTAATAATGGTTGGCGAGTCAGAACACTGCATCATGCGCAGCCTTACTGCCCGGATCCAAATGCTTGacaacactggaaaaaaaaaaaaagaagtgcagCAAAGGCATTTGGCTTTGCCCATCACTGCAGACTTTCATCATGGTGTTTTCTATGTCGTCTTTAAGTATATTGTAACTTAATTATATTGAGACCAAGACTcagattatttaaattaaagagAACTGCATTGcactcagaaaaaaacactttcagcaTGACTGCATAACAAGAACAAATACAATAACATTAGATGGTGTTTTCAGTTTTTACCAGGCCActcctaaataaaaaaagaaacaatgaaGTGAAATTATGCATGCTTGTTTATATTAATCGATTTCTGACAGAGTTGTTCAAAATCAGTGTTTCATTTTTGCATTATAAAGAGTTTAGACATAATAATTATGATACAACTtcattaaattagtttgttggtAATATTTTCCCCCAACTTTTACTTCATAATAATAAGAACAATTCTATATGTTTCAAGATGAGAAAGCATTAAGACCTAGActcttatattattattatttttttaatggtagcaGAAGGACAATGTTtgattttcccttttctctCTGACGTTAGTCTCAGTTAATAAGGCTGCTGCAGCACATACTGTAATCTCCTTTAATGTCCACCGAGACCCTGAAATTTTCATTAGTTGGATCCGAGAAAAAGACTCTGCTTGACATGCAGATACGCACATTACTGCAAAGAtgtgacaatgaaaaaaaagttaacttgAGCCCTGGGATGTTGTAAGattatttgaaatgaaagtttaaatcaatcaatcacgAAAAAAGTTAGTTTTTATGAATACTAAATAAAGTTCCATTAAATTCTACATACATTCAGAGTAGCATTTGTGCATAAATCAACTTCACAACAATAAC
This region of Stigmatopora nigra isolate UIUO_SnigA chromosome 6, RoL_Snig_1.1, whole genome shotgun sequence genomic DNA includes:
- the pld5 gene encoding inactive phospholipase D5, whose translation is MELSNYPRSRGQEEASLGILPDLSQVKTSSFSASQQQGYSATIFLRRKDKPEKTQQKCIAIFALLCCFAVLLVLIFSSVDIWGDSEDGITEENCRKDCRIVLVETIPEDLREHLNGRPHLPLLAGFHTLLDQAKHSVQIVSPVWNLRPSEIKTMESTETLGQLLFQRLLNLKSRGVKLKIASGLTNSTEQEILAEHNAEVHLVNMTAFTRGVLHSSFWIVDRTHFYIGSADMDWRSFSKRKELGLMVYNCSCLALDLHRIFSFYWQLHDRDYIPSIWSKRVTALYGRYEALELELNNTPAVAFVSASPDIFCAKERTGDVDAIYQVMQSAKAFIFISVTDYLPLVSRRLKGTSVTRYWSPLDEMIREAVVLRGIKVRLLISFWKSTHPLTFNFVNSLMSLCIQLYNCSMEVKFFNQKEQKDDIQHGLNHNKYMLTDNAFYIGNHNWVGNEFSDNGGVGLVVQMKNGGGKILEQLKSAFDRDWTSPYSKSFLGNKDQDNKYRQLHQVKNKEGNEWKNGPVV